A DNA window from Phaeobacter sp. A36a-5a contains the following coding sequences:
- a CDS encoding NUDIX hydrolase, with product MPANPASDEAPRRPVLGALAVVCHPRQDGDQVILIQRRSPPNAGWWGFPGGHVELGETAMQAAARELLEETGVIASPREVLTHIDVMLRDDAGEVQRQYLLVAVLCDYVSGQPAPNDDALQAQWVQVSDLTTGFDQSPDRMLIDQVAEVAALAQQQRRRMTG from the coding sequence ATGCCCGCCAATCCCGCCTCCGACGAAGCCCCTCGCCGCCCTGTCCTGGGGGCGTTGGCCGTGGTCTGCCATCCCCGGCAGGATGGTGATCAGGTGATCCTCATCCAGCGCAGATCGCCGCCAAATGCAGGTTGGTGGGGCTTTCCCGGCGGCCATGTCGAACTCGGCGAGACCGCGATGCAGGCTGCCGCCCGCGAACTGCTGGAAGAAACCGGCGTCATCGCCAGCCCCCGCGAAGTGCTGACCCATATCGACGTTATGCTGCGGGATGACGCAGGTGAGGTGCAGCGGCAATATCTTCTCGTCGCCGTGCTCTGCGACTACGTCTCAGGCCAGCCCGCCCCCAATGATGACGCCCTGCAGGCACAATGGGTGCAGGTCTCCGATCTGACCACTGGCTTCGACCAGTCTCCTGACCGGATGCTGATTGACCAGGTGGCGGAGGTCGCCGCCCTCGCCCAGCAACAGCGCCGCCGGATGACGGGTTAG
- a CDS encoding protein-disulfide reductase DsbD domain-containing protein: MFSLLSALATPLTARTTTAKTLAKCLCAPLALSFLALPATAPAEQMSDIVRIEVLDGGTTRRGTHMGALRLTLSEGWKTYWRAPGDAGIPPRFSWQGSRNVGAVAIRWPTPEVFLTSGFRTIGYHDQLVLPVEITPAKPGQPLRLKGRMELGICKDVCIPSELRFDQALKPDSPRNPAIVAALADRPWSAKEAGVQAATCALSPSRYGMELVARITMPSAGGEEVVVVEPGVPSLVTTETTTSRQGHKLTAKTEIISADGGPFAVDRSQMRITVLGQNRAVDIQGCTRH; encoded by the coding sequence ATGTTCTCCCTTCTCTCGGCGCTTGCGACGCCCCTGACGGCCCGCACCACGACGGCCAAGACCTTGGCGAAATGCCTCTGCGCACCGCTGGCGCTGTCGTTTCTGGCCCTGCCTGCCACGGCCCCCGCCGAGCAGATGTCCGATATTGTCCGTATCGAGGTGCTGGACGGCGGCACCACGCGACGCGGCACCCATATGGGGGCGTTGCGGCTGACGCTTTCCGAAGGCTGGAAAACCTACTGGCGCGCGCCCGGCGATGCCGGCATTCCGCCCCGCTTCAGCTGGCAAGGCTCGCGCAATGTCGGGGCCGTCGCAATCCGCTGGCCCACGCCCGAAGTGTTCCTCACCTCAGGATTTCGCACCATCGGCTATCATGATCAGCTGGTGCTTCCGGTCGAGATCACCCCGGCCAAACCGGGGCAGCCGCTGCGGCTGAAGGGCCGCATGGAGCTCGGCATCTGCAAGGATGTCTGCATACCCTCGGAACTGCGTTTCGATCAGGCGCTGAAACCGGACAGCCCGCGCAACCCGGCAATTGTCGCAGCACTGGCTGACCGTCCCTGGTCCGCAAAGGAGGCAGGGGTGCAGGCCGCGACCTGTGCGCTGTCCCCCAGCCGCTATGGGATGGAGCTGGTTGCCCGGATCACCATGCCCAGCGCAGGCGGTGAGGAGGTCGTGGTTGTCGAACCCGGCGTCCCCTCGCTGGTCACAACCGAAACGACGACCAGCCGACAGGGCCACAAGCTGACGGCGAAAACCGAAATCATCTCCGCCGATGGCGGTCCCTTCGCTGTGGATCGCTCGCAGATGCGTATCACCGTACTTGGGCAGAACCGCGCGGTAGACATTCAGGGCTGCACCCGGCACTAA
- a CDS encoding YqgE/AlgH family protein, producing the protein MDLTGELLIAMPGIGDPRFEHSLILLCSHEDDGAMGLIVNKPATGVDLSNLLEQLDITPRSAEEAALPVRFGGPVETQRGFVLHSPEYKSNVSSLRVSEAFSMTATVDVLEDIAMGRGPEQVMVMLGYAGWGPGQLEAEIANNGWLTATATPEVVFELDDFAKWEAALRSLGVDPLTLSTSAGHA; encoded by the coding sequence ATGGATCTTACCGGCGAACTGCTGATTGCGATGCCCGGCATCGGTGACCCGAGGTTCGAGCATTCGCTGATTTTGCTATGCTCGCATGAGGACGATGGTGCGATGGGCTTGATCGTGAATAAACCGGCCACCGGCGTTGATTTGTCCAACCTGTTGGAACAGCTGGATATTACTCCGCGCAGTGCAGAAGAGGCCGCGCTACCGGTGCGGTTTGGCGGGCCGGTCGAGACGCAGCGCGGCTTTGTCCTGCATTCACCGGAGTACAAATCCAACGTCAGTTCGCTGCGGGTTTCCGAGGCGTTTTCGATGACCGCGACCGTTGACGTGCTCGAAGATATCGCGATGGGGCGGGGACCTGAGCAGGTGATGGTCATGCTTGGCTACGCCGGCTGGGGGCCGGGGCAGCTTGAGGCCGAGATTGCCAATAATGGCTGGCTGACCGCAACAGCAACGCCGGAGGTGGTGTTCGAGCTGGACGATTTCGCCAAATGGGAGGCGGCGCTGCGCTCCCTCGGCGTCGATCCGCTGACTCTGTCCACCAGTGCCGGTCACGCGTGA
- a CDS encoding L-threonylcarbamoyladenylate synthase, with protein MSSPTTRLLTAQPQEISTAADLLKEGRLVAFPTETVYGLGADARQTGAVEALYAAKGRPSFNPLIAHVHAVETAQRYVVWSDTASKLAEAFWPGPLTLVLPLREDHGISPLVTAGLTTLGIRIPAHPAARALLSVLDGPVAAPSANPSGRISPTTAAHVIAGLDGRIAAVVDDGPCGVGVESTIVGLATGTPLLLRPGGLAAEEIEAVLGHPLQQRDVGDPLTAPGQLLSHYAPRASVRLNVTNPAEGELYLGFGKMDCDLNLSASGDLREAAAQLFGHLHQLDAKARPIAVAPIPEIGLGVAINDRLRRAAAPR; from the coding sequence ATGTCCAGTCCCACAACCCGCCTCCTGACCGCGCAACCACAGGAGATCAGCACAGCTGCGGACCTGTTGAAAGAGGGCCGGCTGGTCGCATTTCCAACCGAAACCGTCTACGGGCTCGGGGCTGATGCGCGCCAGACCGGCGCGGTTGAGGCCCTCTATGCCGCCAAGGGCCGCCCCAGTTTCAACCCGCTGATTGCCCACGTCCACGCGGTGGAGACCGCCCAGCGCTATGTGGTCTGGTCCGACACCGCCAGCAAACTCGCCGAGGCCTTCTGGCCGGGCCCGCTGACGCTGGTCCTGCCGCTGCGCGAGGACCACGGTATCTCGCCTCTGGTCACTGCCGGGCTGACCACCCTCGGCATCCGTATCCCGGCCCATCCTGCGGCCCGGGCGCTTTTGTCGGTTCTGGATGGCCCAGTGGCGGCCCCCTCCGCAAACCCATCGGGCCGGATCAGCCCGACAACCGCCGCCCATGTCATCGCCGGACTGGACGGCCGCATCGCGGCCGTGGTCGATGACGGTCCCTGCGGCGTCGGCGTGGAATCCACCATTGTCGGCCTTGCAACCGGCACGCCATTGCTGCTGCGTCCCGGCGGGCTGGCCGCCGAGGAAATCGAGGCCGTTCTGGGACACCCGCTGCAGCAGCGCGATGTCGGCGATCCACTGACCGCTCCGGGGCAGCTGCTGTCGCACTACGCCCCACGCGCCAGCGTCAGGCTGAACGTCACAAACCCAGCAGAGGGCGAGCTCTATCTCGGATTTGGCAAAATGGACTGTGATCTCAACCTCTCGGCCAGCGGCGATCTGCGCGAGGCTGCGGCGCAGCTGTTTGGACATCTCCACCAGCTTGACGCCAAGGCCCGCCCTATCGCTGTCGCCCCAATCCCGGAAATCGGGCTGGGTGTCGCCATCAACGACCGGCTGCGCCGCGCCGCCGCGCCACGCTAG
- a CDS encoding acyl-CoA dehydrogenase, whose protein sequence is MTFRAPVPEYQFLLEHIIGFHEIAATERFGEASDDVVAAILTEAGKFCDEVMAPLNRGGDLQPARLENGVLRSSPGYAEGWQAISEGGWIGMSAAEEFGGMGLPMTLTTAVNEMMSGACLSLQLAPLMSQGQIEALEHHASDELKSLYLPKLISGEWSGTMNLTEPQAGSDVGALSSKAEPLDDGTYAISGQKIYISWGDNDFAGNICHLVLARLPDAAPGTKGISLFLVPKYLPDAEGNPGKANTLKVVSLEHKMGLHGSPTCVMQYDGAIGWMVGKPGGGLAAMFTMMNNARLGVGGQGVGVAGAAYQKALAYALERKQGKSASGTIVDHADVRRMLMEMKADLFAARAILLACSQAIDMQTATGAQEWAARAAFLTPIAKTFGTETGMRVSETGVQVHGGMGFIEETGAAQFYRDVRVTAIYEGTNGIQAMDLVGRKMMDGGDMANRLIDEIEEQAERARTTHPNMAEAVWQACESLREATEWLTAQSDMDERFAGAVPYLHAFARVLGGHYHLAAAMADIGGPREKLARFYINRMLPEHAALLAHAQAGADGARALTLDELADG, encoded by the coding sequence ATGACCTTCCGTGCCCCGGTTCCCGAGTATCAGTTTCTTCTCGAACATATCATCGGTTTTCATGAAATCGCCGCTACCGAGCGCTTTGGCGAGGCCAGCGATGATGTGGTTGCGGCGATCCTGACCGAGGCGGGGAAGTTCTGCGATGAAGTTATGGCCCCCTTGAACCGTGGCGGCGATCTGCAACCGGCGCGTCTGGAGAACGGGGTGCTGCGCAGCTCTCCCGGTTATGCCGAAGGCTGGCAGGCGATTTCCGAAGGCGGCTGGATCGGGATGAGCGCGGCAGAGGAATTTGGCGGCATGGGGCTGCCGATGACCCTGACCACCGCGGTCAATGAGATGATGTCGGGCGCCTGCCTGTCGCTGCAACTGGCCCCGCTGATGAGCCAGGGTCAGATCGAGGCGTTGGAACATCACGCCAGCGATGAGCTGAAGTCGCTCTACCTGCCCAAGCTGATTTCGGGGGAATGGTCGGGCACCATGAACCTGACCGAGCCGCAGGCCGGATCGGATGTGGGGGCGCTTAGCTCCAAGGCAGAGCCTCTGGACGACGGCACCTATGCGATCAGCGGTCAGAAGATCTATATCTCCTGGGGCGACAATGATTTTGCGGGCAATATCTGCCATCTGGTTCTGGCCCGCCTGCCTGATGCGGCACCCGGAACCAAGGGGATTTCGCTGTTCCTCGTTCCCAAGTACCTGCCGGACGCCGAGGGTAACCCCGGCAAGGCCAACACGCTGAAGGTGGTGAGCCTTGAGCATAAGATGGGCCTGCACGGTTCGCCGACCTGCGTCATGCAATATGACGGCGCAATCGGCTGGATGGTCGGCAAACCGGGGGGCGGTCTGGCGGCAATGTTCACCATGATGAACAATGCCCGGCTGGGCGTTGGTGGTCAGGGCGTCGGTGTTGCTGGTGCGGCCTATCAAAAGGCGCTGGCCTACGCGCTGGAGCGCAAGCAGGGCAAATCCGCCTCCGGCACCATCGTGGACCATGCGGATGTGCGCCGGATGCTGATGGAAATGAAGGCCGATCTCTTTGCAGCGCGCGCGATCCTGCTGGCCTGTTCGCAGGCCATCGACATGCAGACCGCAACCGGCGCACAGGAGTGGGCCGCGCGGGCAGCGTTTCTGACGCCAATCGCCAAGACCTTTGGCACGGAAACCGGGATGCGTGTTTCGGAAACCGGTGTGCAGGTGCATGGCGGTATGGGGTTCATTGAGGAAACCGGTGCAGCGCAGTTTTATCGCGATGTGCGGGTGACGGCGATCTACGAAGGCACCAACGGCATTCAGGCGATGGATCTGGTTGGGCGCAAGATGATGGACGGCGGCGATATGGCCAACCGTCTGATCGACGAGATCGAGGAGCAGGCCGAGCGCGCCCGAACCACTCATCCCAATATGGCCGAGGCCGTCTGGCAGGCCTGTGAATCCCTGCGCGAAGCGACCGAGTGGTTGACCGCACAGAGCGACATGGATGAGCGTTTCGCAGGAGCGGTTCCCTATCTGCATGCCTTTGCGCGGGTTCTTGGCGGGCATTACCACCTGGCGGCTGCGATGGCTGACATCGGTGGCCCGCGCGAAAAGCTGGCGCGGTTCTATATCAACCGGATGTTGCCGGAACACGCCGCGCTCTTGGCTCATGCGCAGGCGGGTGCGGACGGCGCGCGCGCTCTGACGCTGGATGAATTGGCTGACGGATGA
- a CDS encoding MBL fold metallo-hydrolase → MTSPRPDGPWNTPPAEGEAIEVAEGVLWMRLPLPMKLDHVNVYALDDGDGWTIVDTGMSSNKTRRIWERLMAGPLEGKPIRRVVVTHHHPDHIGNAGWFQSEHGAELVTTRTAWLFARMLTLDVQESWPEETLAFYRSSGMDPAIYDARLAERPFNFADTVYPMPLGFTRIKQGDVFRMGGRNWDVHMGNGHAPEHATFWSRDDNLVISGDQILSSISPNIGVYATEPMADPVAEWLEACERLAPLTRGDQLALGGHKLPFRGLPHRMAQLIDNHHGALARLLEHLDEPRSAAECFAPLFKRKIGSGEYGLALVEAVAHLNHLYHLGQVDRSRRADGAWLYQRKG, encoded by the coding sequence ATGACCAGCCCGCGACCCGACGGTCCATGGAACACGCCGCCTGCCGAGGGTGAGGCGATCGAGGTGGCGGAAGGCGTCCTCTGGATGCGGCTGCCGCTGCCGATGAAGTTGGATCATGTGAACGTCTATGCGCTGGATGATGGCGATGGCTGGACCATCGTCGATACCGGCATGTCCTCAAACAAGACCCGCCGCATCTGGGAGCGGCTGATGGCGGGGCCGCTGGAGGGCAAGCCGATCCGGCGCGTGGTGGTCACGCATCATCACCCCGATCACATCGGCAACGCCGGCTGGTTCCAGTCTGAGCATGGGGCTGAGCTGGTGACCACGCGAACGGCCTGGCTGTTTGCTCGAATGCTGACGCTGGACGTGCAGGAAAGCTGGCCCGAGGAAACGCTGGCGTTTTACCGCAGCTCGGGCATGGATCCCGCGATCTATGACGCACGGCTGGCGGAGCGGCCGTTCAATTTCGCCGATACGGTCTATCCGATGCCGCTGGGCTTTACCCGGATCAAACAGGGCGACGTGTTTCGCATGGGCGGGCGCAACTGGGACGTCCACATGGGTAATGGTCACGCGCCAGAGCACGCAACCTTCTGGAGCCGCGATGACAATCTGGTGATCAGCGGCGACCAGATCCTGTCCTCGATCAGTCCCAATATTGGCGTCTATGCGACCGAGCCGATGGCGGATCCCGTGGCCGAATGGCTGGAGGCCTGCGAGCGTCTGGCACCGTTGACACGGGGTGATCAGCTGGCTTTGGGCGGGCATAAGTTGCCATTTCGCGGTCTGCCGCATCGGATGGCCCAGTTGATCGACAACCATCACGGGGCGCTGGCGCGGCTTCTTGAGCATCTCGACGAACCGCGCAGCGCGGCCGAATGTTTTGCGCCGCTGTTCAAACGCAAGATCGGCTCCGGGGAATATGGCCTTGCTTTGGTCGAGGCGGTGGCCCATTTAAATCATCTGTACCATCTGGGTCAGGTTGACCGCAGCCGTCGTGCGGACGGGGCTTGGCTTTATCAGCGCAAGGGGTGA
- a CDS encoding DUF6173 family protein, which yields MTDEIATSAEAAEAAVLPCVHEVHADPDACTGIEKVQMPLQKSVAEKSAARWAYERLILYIKNFEEQLDSEHEVAMGFAGGDAGVMRIEGMGYFDPDIITYYGSDSSGARTQLVQHVSQLNVMLRALPKRNEAAPANRIGFRLVSDLESDPAET from the coding sequence ATGACCGATGAGATCGCAACCAGCGCCGAGGCGGCAGAGGCGGCCGTTCTGCCCTGCGTTCACGAGGTCCACGCGGATCCCGACGCCTGCACCGGTATCGAAAAAGTGCAGATGCCGTTGCAAAAATCCGTTGCCGAGAAAAGCGCCGCACGCTGGGCCTATGAACGGTTGATCCTTTATATCAAGAACTTCGAGGAGCAGCTGGATAGCGAGCATGAGGTCGCGATGGGGTTTGCCGGCGGCGATGCCGGTGTGATGCGGATCGAGGGTATGGGCTACTTCGACCCCGATATCATCACCTATTACGGCAGCGATTCCAGCGGCGCGCGCACGCAGCTGGTCCAACACGTCAGCCAGCTCAACGTGATGTTGCGGGCCCTGCCGAAGCGGAATGAGGCGGCACCTGCCAATCGGATCGGTTTTCGTTTGGTGTCCGACCTTGAGAGTGATCCGGCTGAGACCTGA
- a CDS encoding aa3-type cytochrome c oxidase subunit IV — MADHKHGSMDITVQEKTYNGFIKFTTRFCIAALLFAVFLAIFAT, encoded by the coding sequence ATGGCTGACCATAAGCACGGTTCGATGGATATCACCGTTCAGGAAAAGACCTACAACGGCTTCATCAAGTTTACGACACGGTTCTGCATCGCAGCGCTGCTCTTTGCAGTGTTCCTCGCGATTTTTGCAACCTGA
- a CDS encoding AzlD domain-containing protein — MTQPPDPTLLWTIIIGLAIGSFALRFAFIGLMGGRTMPVWLMRHLRYTAVAIIPALVAPLVVWPTPTGGTPSLPHLAVAAAVFALGYWTRNVLIAMGSGAVGFLLLFLLAG; from the coding sequence ATGACCCAGCCCCCCGATCCGACGTTGCTATGGACGATCATCATCGGCCTTGCCATTGGCAGCTTCGCCCTGCGCTTTGCCTTTATCGGGCTGATGGGCGGCAGGACCATGCCCGTTTGGCTGATGCGCCATCTGCGCTATACTGCGGTGGCGATCATTCCTGCGCTGGTGGCGCCGCTGGTGGTCTGGCCGACGCCGACCGGTGGCACCCCCAGCCTGCCCCATCTCGCCGTCGCCGCGGCGGTCTTCGCGCTCGGGTACTGGACACGCAATGTCCTGATCGCCATGGGCAGCGGTGCTGTTGGCTTCCTGCTGCTCTTTCTGTTGGCAGGCTGA
- a CDS encoding AzlC family ABC transporter permease: MAITTTKSAFWKGFRDGAPFLLVSGPFGLLFGVLAAEAGLIVPEAMIFSLSVFAGSAQFTALQLMQENTPVLIILISALAVNLRVAMYSASLTPYLGGAPLWQRACAAYLTVDQSYALSIVQFETHPQMTLSQRMAYFFGTNGCVAPGWMLATYIGALVGTQIPASWGLDFVLPLAFLAMIGPMLRTPAHVIACFAAVATALPATALPYNLGLIVAGLIGMMAGAQAELWLERRSIAKDPS, translated from the coding sequence ATGGCAATCACCACCACGAAATCGGCCTTTTGGAAGGGGTTTCGCGACGGCGCGCCTTTCCTCCTGGTCTCGGGACCATTTGGGCTGCTGTTTGGCGTTCTTGCTGCCGAAGCGGGACTGATTGTCCCTGAGGCCATGATCTTCTCCCTGTCGGTCTTTGCCGGTTCGGCCCAGTTTACAGCCCTGCAACTGATGCAAGAAAACACGCCGGTTCTGATCATCCTGATTTCAGCGCTTGCGGTGAACCTGCGGGTGGCGATGTATTCGGCATCACTGACGCCGTACCTCGGCGGCGCTCCGTTGTGGCAACGCGCCTGTGCGGCCTATCTCACTGTCGACCAATCCTATGCGCTCTCGATCGTGCAGTTCGAAACCCATCCGCAGATGACCCTATCACAGCGCATGGCCTATTTCTTCGGCACAAATGGCTGCGTTGCCCCCGGTTGGATGCTCGCAACCTATATCGGGGCGTTGGTCGGCACCCAGATCCCGGCCAGCTGGGGCCTCGACTTTGTCCTGCCGCTGGCGTTCCTGGCCATGATCGGCCCAATGCTGCGCACACCGGCCCATGTCATTGCCTGTTTCGCCGCTGTCGCCACCGCGCTGCCGGCCACCGCGCTGCCCTACAATCTTGGCCTGATTGTTGCCGGTCTTATCGGCATGATGGCTGGCGCCCAGGCCGAGCTCTGGCTGGAGCGCCGCAGCATTGCAAAGGATCCGTCATGA